The Carassius carassius chromosome 32, fCarCar2.1, whole genome shotgun sequence DNA window CATGGAATCATTATCGGTAGACTGGAAGAGGATGTGGTCTAATATAATCTTAACTTCTAGAAATTTGGCTCATCTTCTTATCCATTTCAAAGTCATCCACAGAGCATACATAACTCCTTACAAGGGGTTCAAAATGAAACTGCAATCGACCTATAACTGCCATATCTGTAacactatataattttttttccacgtTTTGGGAAAATCCAATTGTTGTCAACCAATGTAAATTCTGTTATATCCTTTTTACTGCAAATTGAttcccgtatttttcggactataagtcgcacctgagaaGTCGCATCagcccaaaaatacgtcatgatgaggaaaaaaaaacataagtcgcactggactataagttgcatttatttagacccaagaaccaagagaaaacattaccgtctacagccgcgagagggcgctctatgttttcagtgtagactacaggagcactgagcagcatagagcgccatctcgcggctggagacggtaatgttttctattggttcatttctgttggttaatttctctcggttcatgtcaaattaattttgataaataagtcgcacctgactataagtcgcaggaccagccaaactatgaaaaaaagtgtgatttatagtccggaaaatacgttaCATGTCTACTCCAGGTTAAGCTCTTCTCAATGACTATTCTAACTCCTGTATAAATTCCTTAAAGAAGAGAATGTTGTTTGCCAGTTTTACAGCTGCAAAGACAATAATTCAAAACTGGGTTACTCCAAACGTGTGCAAAAACATTTTGGATTCATAGCCTCCTTGGGATAGTGGCCTGTGAATGTACAACCGCACGAATTAACGGGGCTAAACATGGTACCATTGATGCATGGCAACGTTTTTCAGACtgaccatattttattttttctctctctctcttttagatTGTAAATTATTGATAATATGTCTGTTGATCCCCCTTCCATGATTGTTTGtttaaatggattaaaataaaaataaaaagcaataaatCGATTATGCTAGATTTACACTAAATATTTGATGCCAATATGTGCAGTGCACAGAGAAAACAATATGACATATAATGGTACATACTGTCCTCTGGTGGTAGATGTGTCTCTTGACTTTTTAGCTCTTCCAAACTGTAGGATGCATCCTCCAAGACGTTCATCACCTCTTGACCAGGATTCTGAATGTCAGGGCTTGAAAAAGAGTAACAAGACTTTCACACTACTCTTGAAAAGTCATTTATGCTCAAAAAGGTTGCATTTCTTATATAACAAAAACTATAGACagagcaatattttgaaatataattataattcaacAAATGTTGTCACATGggccttcagaaaccattctaatatgccgatttggtaccaattaaacatttgtaattattatcaatgttaaaaacagttgtgctctttaattttttatgaattttttttcaggactttttaaatgaatagtaagttcaaaaggatagcatttatttgaaacagaaatccatTGTAACATATAACacctttgctgtcacttttaatcaatttaatacatccctgctgaagtattaatttattactaGTAACCCCATACCTTAGAACTATACATAgtgtacacacaaacatacatagcAGTACATCTATACACATATAAAGTCAAATAAACTTTGAACTCTCACCGGTGAGTGCTGGTTACAGACTGTCTGAAGAAAATCTCTGCTGATGTCATTAGATCTTTGTATCGAACAGATCCTTCTAGTTCACTCTgggtttacaaaaaaacaaaaacacataagcaaGAACATATCCACAAAATAAAAGAGAcgtttatgttttattaaatcatttctcCCAGGCAACGGAATGTTTGCATCATCTGCTTCATTTTCAGTATTATGAACAGAAACTCTTTCCTACCTTAAAGTATCCATTCTTTTTGAGACTATCTAAAAAGCCTCTCCATAGTGGATTACTGCTGACCGAAACCTCTTTCTCTGATGAGGACGGTCCACTCTTGGAGCAAAGGATTTCAAAGCCATGGGCCTTAGACATGAACAGAAAAAAGACCCTGCGCTATAGTTACAAAATTATTTATGTGAAAAATCTAATTTCTGagcatattttttaaaaacccaCTTGTAAACTACTTGGAGAAACAGATGTTCATCGCTGTAAGATTAAAATCTGCATCTGAATTGTCAGCTTTCTCCACACATGACTGGAGAACAAGATAACATAAAAAACTCACTAGTTTCATTCCCAGCTCATGAGCTCTGTACTGGGGATGAGAGCGGGTGGGAAGCGCGAAACCACTCCGCCGATCTGGAACAAAACTCTGTTGTTGCAGCTGTGCGTACAAGCAGCGAGTAAACTTTACCTACAGGAAAGAGGGAAGGGAACCTTTTCACACTAGCCTGAAGAGTTTTCAGAAACTACATCTGGTTAAATGTACACTATTAGCAAGGTGTGGCAAGATTTTTTTTGAATGTTGAACGTCATTTatttgagaaataaaaacagtaatattgtgaaatatcgcaaactgttttctattttagtatagCAGAAATAATGTATTACTACACTCTTCTGGTATGCTAAACTGGTGTTCAGGGAGCATTTCTTACAATTATTAATGCTAAAAACAATTTTGTGGAAATCAAGACAGGTTTTTTTAGACAGGATTAATGAATGTctcttaaaaacattatttatttggaACTGAACAGACTGCTTCTTACTGAGGTCATAACTCTAGTGTCCGGAGGAAACTTGCGGAAAGTTCGACAGGCCTGGAGGTCAACAGGGTCACGCAGATAGAAAGCAGACACAGCAGGGGATATAAGGTCAGGCCTCCTAGACAACACCACAGCAATACCCGCAGGCACATAACAGTGAGCACGGTGGAAATTCTGCTGGATTTTATCTGGATACCTGCACACATATACAAATGATTAGAGtacaacctaaaataaacatacagACCTAAAACAGAAATGATacagatacttattttaaccaaTATTATCACTCTCACCCATCCAGCCTCCTGGCTAGAGCTGAGCGTATGGGCTGTTTGGCTGAACAGCTCTCAGTGTGTGAATGCAGCAGCTCTAGAGCCTGAGCCACAGCAGGCACTGAGTTTCTGGGCCAGCCGACCTCTCCAGAACGTGTGCGGTTGGGTAATATATGCAGCTCTCCCCGGAACAGAAACACCTCAGAAAGACaacaacagagaaaaaaaagtgagCAGCCAATGGGAACAGCTTATATATGCACCTCAGTATGATATCAAGAACAAccttacttttaaaaacaaaaaaaaagtttttttcccctGAAAATTATAATAACCATCCAAAAACTGTAGTGATAtcagtgcactgtaaaaaattactgtgattttaacggtaaaaaaactgaaaatgctacagtaaaaacctgttcttattttttcttatctgttatgtttattagggttgtatgttacatatgatgttgttaaattaatgtttattgcatatttcagtttaatgagtttCACCATGATcgatttagtgtttgtgtgaatgacactgtgcaccttctctGTATCTTAttgtttaaaagctgcttgtgatgggctttggttcATTACGTGaatttctcatcaccacctgcggTTTTTTGTGGTTATCATTGTATTACAaaagtacaaaacagatttcagtacttcattaagttggtatattaacattatatcagttaaattacagtattcaattgtaaatttaaggtaaaaccTAAAACattgttaccatattttttattgtataattctggcaacaacagctgctgttttttttactgttttatggattttattttattttttacagtgtgctgGTATTAAATTCAATGCTTACACATCCAAGCGAAAGATATACAACAACTCGGtcagatactatttaaaaaaagattaccATACTTGTACCTGAAGGAGTACCATAGTATTGCTATATTCAATGAAACATGGTAATATCATGGTATTGTCAATTTAAATGTCCAATACTAACCCTGTTTTCACTGCTGTCAGGGTCCAGCCACTTTGGCAGGTGTTCAGCTGCTTCAATCAGAAGAAACTGTCCATCATTATCGTAGACAACAGCAGCTACGTCGCTAAAAGTTCGTGTGATGTGTTTGAGCAGGTAAACGATGAACCATTCGTCCTCCACATTATCACCGAACTGAGTAACACCGCCCAGGTGCGCAGGCACATCTCCTATTGTTTGTTAAACAAGATCGTTTTGGGTAACTTTTAGTCACATGTACACTCTCTAGAACTGCAAAACCGATATACACTGGCGTACCTTTCTCAGGGTGGTATCTTAGATTGAAGGCTTGATGTTGCCAGATGTACTGCACCAGAAGAGGTGCGATCTCAGCGAGGATGTTCTGCAGGATCTGCTGGAGGAATCTCTCATGAGCTTCTGCGTCTGATGGGTCAGCACGAACCAGAAAAAGCTGATACTGGACTGCGTCTTCAGGGATAGAAGGtctttttaaaaaatccataTTCATGTCTCGTTATACCCTAAAAATACCCTAAAAACTGGAAGGGAGGAGCGTGGGTCACTATCAGCATGTGAAATATCTGTAATACAAATAAGAGTCTGAATATTACGTTACCTGTGGTATTTTAACAGTTATGGGGTAGCTTGATCAATAAACGGGTAATAATGGCGATCATGTGGGCCGCTTGAGATGTTTTGCTTGAGCTCACGGGATTTTTCCGTACTCGCCCCGGAAGTGACGTGGTTTGGCATACAAGTCCTTAGTTCAAAATAAGGGTTCATTTTGCGTTTCTCACAAAAAAATGAgtgactatataaaaaaaaaaaataataaaataaaaaatataataataagaaatgaaatattgaaatgaaaagcaattaaaatataataatacattaataatttcattaatcAAGGATGTATTATATTGATCAGAactgacagaaaatacatttgtaattttttaaatgttacaaaaattatatttactatatttcaaaaatatatttcatataaatgctgttcttttgaactttctattcatcaaagaattctgaaaaatatatcacatgtaaaaaactatatatatatatatatatatattaagctgtaaactgttttcaaaatgtttcttgggcaccaaatcagcatattcaaaacAACACTTCAAACTGTAGTAATGACTGCTTTAATTCCacgttgccatcacaggaattaaaatacattcaatttGAAAACAGTTTCTTTAAAATCTTGTATTGTAACAAAATCTAATActttaaatcaatatttcacaatactgtttttactgcatttttcatCATACCCTTCTGACTACCaggaagaaaaaaactttttgtgaaTTTAGTATTTTGTCATGTCATTGCTtagaactcacacacacaaaaaaatgaaattattattatttttttttttttattatattttattgatatGATATGCCATCTCCGTAGAGGATACTATGGGACTTTAAAAAGtcctgtttttaaaaaaatataaaagtcatGAATAGACATGAAAAGGCAAAAACAGTGGGATttgtaaatcaataaaaaaaattgaaatatcaaACTTTATATAAAGATGATTTTCTatgttatgaaatatatatatgaaatatatacatacatacatataacatttttctttatgcaaaatgtgtgtaaaatggccATAAATTAGCTTTtccattatataaaatgtatctataaactgcatctaatttgcatattaattagtttttttagtaGAATGAACAAATAAGTGCAATAATGGGAGTCATAATTAggaagattttcataataatgtCTAATATTTAATAGGAATATTGCTATATTATTTTTTCTCTATTCATTTGTTGTGTCTCCCAAAATGcgtaataaacatgttttaagtcctGGTGTCCTCTACAGTGGACATATATGAGTTATGGTTAGTTAGTTGTAGAACATTATTTTATGTAGGTCTATTTAACCCAGCAAATACTTGATTGGCAGTCAGGTGACTCAGTCTTTGTTTGACACATCCATTATGTCTTTTGGCCTTTATATTCATCTGTTCCCCTGTGTGTTGATGTAGCTGTTTAAACCATTTAAACACATTATTTAATTCATCTCAGGGTTTAAACAGGTCCATTAGCTGGTTCCCCTGACAGTAATTTTTCAGTCTAAGAAATCCAGCCTCAGGTGTGCATTAGAGCGTGCATTAGAGAGAAACCTGCACCTGTGTTTGCAAGTCTCCTGATGACGAAGGAGCATTACAACTCATTTTAGAAGGACTGTATAAAAGAGACCAAGAACAACACACTTCATCTTGAGCAAAGACAGCAGGTAAGATATTTTTACTCTCAAAATTCCATATTATTTCAAGCATATCTAGACAGATTGTGATAAATGTACCAGTTTAGACTTTTCATTCAAGACTTAACATCATTATCATCCAGTTTAGAAAACATTCAAGCGACTTGAAATCTATATTTGTATCTATATTTGTTATATTCAGTCTAATGATTTTATCCACTGCTTTAACCTCTTCaaagtaaaataaacttgaattcctTTTCATGAACATTTACATTGTTTATTGTTGTATGGTTTCTGTTGCATAAATTGTTGAAAGATAGGGATGAATGTAATCACTTTCTACTTTGACCGTTTGTACTAGACAGGTAACAAATTAATATGTGTGAcgttaataattttgttttgatGGATTTATAGAACTAAATAATTgaacattgcatttttccaattGTAAGAATCTGAACTGGTGGGTGATAatataactaaataactaaacCGCCCACCAACAGATcctataaattaacatttatatgaCAGTATGTTGCCTATTAAAtgtctttgttttagttttagcatGGAGTGGAACGGAAGGTTGCTGGTCCAGCTGTTAATGCTAGTGTGTGTGTTGGAGGTTAGTCTTTGCCAGCACTGGTCATATGGTTGGCTTCCTGGTGGAAAGAGAAGTGTTGGTGAAGTGGAGGCAACATTTAGGGTGATCTTATATCCTCTTGCTCTCATTCCTCTCTTAAGTTTTTAAGTGTTTGTCCATCCCATTGCATGCCCACTTTGGTCGTTTTTAGTAACCGGGGAGTGTTGTAACATGGGGtgacataaaaaaaatggaaaatattcaaAGTACTGAGATTTGTGAGTACTAACGTCGAGTAAAAATCTGTCTCCATTAGATGATGGATGCTGGTGATGCAGTACTGTCCATTCCTGCCGACTCTCCAATGGAGCAGCTCTCACCGATACACATAGTAAGAGCATGACTGTTTCTCTTTCTAATACTGGAAAACATCCGCAGCTTGGTTCCCAGTGTGAAACTGATCTCTGATGTCCTTCTATTATAATTACAGGTGAATGAAGTGGATGCTGATGGTTTGCCTCTGAAAGAACAGAGATTTCCCAAAAGACGAGGAAGAGTGTAAAAGCATAAAAGATTAAGATAAACCCTCGGAGCCAATGAGAATAAATGAGAAAGGTTTTAATCCATGTGAACAGCGTGTTTTTATTGAGTCCTACTGGAATATCCTCCTCATATGATTTTAATGAATATACTGCATTGGAGGCacatatataggctactgtaaatacCTAGTATGCATACtttgttcaaaataaatattaaatgtgctCAGAGATGAAGCAAATTTGCTCTCATTGATCAAATAACCAAATGCCTTTTTTTCccagaaaacagacaaaacataCACGTCCCATCTTTTCTTCCACATGGTGGCGCTATTGTATCTGGATATGGCTACACAGTGACCACGAAAAAGTAGCGACAACATTTTGATAGTTTATTCAATTTTGAAAATTAGGCTGTAAACTGTTTTAATATTCAGTATTCAATAATAAATATATCCTAAGCATTTACAACGATTATCTGTTAGCTTATCACATTTGTTTGCTCATAAGATTTCAAAGCACTGAATAATATGATTTAAACTGTTTTGTGGTTTGAATAAGAGATCACAAACTATGAAAACTGAATTGAAAGTGTAACGTCGAAAACTATTGTTTTGGTATGTCagtaggcctaattatgttctgCTTAACTGACATCCAGTTTAACTGTttgttggggaaaaaaacagcatgttaggtatgttttgaagcatggtagCTGGTTTGAACTAGCTTAAGCTGGTCATGAGCAGGTTTTAGCTGGACATAAGATGGTCCTAAGCATCTATATCCcccaggaccagcttaaaccagctcatgatcAACAGccaatgcttcaaaacatacctatcCAACATGCTTAGGGGTCAGTAAACCGAATACATGTAAGGTTCAATAaaagtgtgtcaataatacaCATTAGGACTGAGCAGATGGTCAAATATACGAGCTATTGGCAACTGAAAATGTACCTTCTCCAACAGGTCTTCTATATTAGGATTTTAATTGAGACAGCTTTACACCTCTGATACTGATGATTTTGCTTAGTAGCTCCACATAGTTCCCAAACTGAAGGGAATTCAGGGAGCTGCAATAATATCAGTGAAATGAGTGTCAAAGGTGAATCTGTGAGGTGAGATCTTGGATGGTGTGACACATTAATCATATTTAAGTGCTTAGACGTTATCACCTCTGAACATGAAGCTTAATTGCTGCATCTGCATGATACGTTCACCTGTGACAGATACAAACTGAAAATCTTCTTGGAAAGTCTCTGAAAATCAGGTTTCAAAGGTGAGGGTTAAGCAAAACCTGTTAGGAATATCAGAACAATTTCTTTAAGTAACCATAACCCATGATTTCTTCTGACACATTACATGCTTTGAAGATTATAACAGCAGCATGGGGCTAATGCAGCACAGGGATAATATTGTAAATCACCTTCATTTCGTCAATCAAAAGAGAATCTTTACTTTTAAATCATAGTTTATTAACATTATGAACCCTTAAAAGCTACAGTTTGATCACGTCTTACTCTGACAAATGATCTACAGTAGATTAATTACACAGATACTCCCCCTGGATCACGTCCCTTGTTCAACTGTGTAATAACCTAAATGTTAAACTTTATACATGGATTTGTTAGTATATGTTGTCTTATCTTCGGCGGATTAGCCTTCCACCTCTGCTGACATCTCAAAAGAACATCACCCAACATCGCTTCTTGTGAAGTTTCTACAAGTTTCAAGCAGATGGTAATGAAAGCTATTATACCAAAGGAAAGTTTCTGCAGCAAACTGTTGGCTACAATAAAAGCACCAAAGACAGAGACAaagacattttcagtttttataatttaaacttTATCAGACTTGATCCTTGATACACCTGACCTACTAATAATCCTATTACATTTTTAGAAACATTATAGAGATTAATATAGCGTGCAATATGTGCTCAGTCATTCTACCTCTACCCTAGATGTTGTATGAAATAATATTTACACTATAAATGTGCTTCACATCTGTACTATTATAGAAGATATTTGAAACTGTGGATTGCTATATTTTTGGAGTAATATGAAATGTTTGTATTCCTCATTCGTAATTGCTTTGGATATGGTTATTCACTAAACCatgcaaaataataacaataaataaataataaataaaactggtttTAAAGCATCTGAGTGAATTAAACAGATGAGGTTTTtaaaggcaaaaaaacaaaaatgaagtaaTTTACTCTTAAACAAAGATATTTTTCAATAACTACAAACCGGCATGTTACATTtggtaaatttaaaatataatttaatagaaaCCAGCCATTTTGTTTTATCATCTactgaaaggaaaaagaaagattcTTTAGTCTAacctttttgtgtaaagtgtCACAAGAAATGGATACAAACCTGTACAGTTATAATAGCAGCTCCCACACTCCATTAAATGATTTGAGATTGAAGGGAGGGTTTACGTTCACTGAGCATGATCCCAGTGTTTTATTCTGTCAGCCACAAATTGCTCTTTTGTAAGGTGGCATGAAGCCGTATGTGAAGGCTTAGTGAGAGATCAGCACAGCCTGAGGCAGTGGAAGCAGCGTATGTCACATGTGATCAAACACAATATAAGGCAGTATCACACCGCTGACTGTGGAGATCTCCCCAGGGACGCCCCTCCTTCATCCTCCCATTAAAAGAGATCATAACTATCTGTCTGACATCCAGAGGAACTAGATATTGCAAGTGGAAGTGTTTGTATGGCAGCTAAATGGTGATTCTCAGACTatttaatcagaatttttttatatttgtgctCAAGAGTATAACTAAATTTGCATTATGTTAAAcacattatggaataactcataattgctaatgataaaaaaaatcaatccttcataaatcattataatataatgatttggtgctcaaatatGATCTGTTATTATTGGAGAttaatgttgaaatgtttttactgtttaaTATTTCGGTGGAAaccatatttttcttttttcaatggtgagcataacagacttgcttcaaaaaaaatattttcaaattgtaattATTCTATTGACTACTGATCTACCATATTCCTTTAACTATAGAAGTTATAAAGTGGAATATAATTTGTCCAAACAATCAGAAATCAAAAAcgtaattatcaaaatatttgtgACCAAACTGAGAGGCAGCGTGAAGTGGTTTTGGGGTCCATCAGATGGATTTATCTCTCTTTGATGCATCAAGCTCCAATGCTTTTTTTCTCATGAGTGAGCAACCAAACTTTAATTTCATCTCCCTTTCCTCCCATATATGAACCACTGTCCCCTGAACTACGCAGCACCTGGTAGCACGGCACTATCAGGGGAACCTAAGAGAACAACAGACAAAAGGCTGCATCAAACAAGAAATACCTAAAGATAAATCAATCTGTCATGATCGTTGCAACAAACTCATCGGGTTATTCTTCATGGCTGAACCCACTGCTCGCACAGCTTTTGGATTGCTGATCATTTCAGTCCATGAGTCCACAACACATGTGCTTTAAAAGAgtctgagaaagagaaagagggaggaaAACAGTGGGAGTTAAAATCCTTGTTTTTACTTGAAATGAACAACAGATATAATGAAGTGTTGTGCGTATGTGACTAACCACTCTGCATTAGGGGATAGCGATGATGGACTGGGGTTTAATGAAGTAGCACAGAAGCCAGTCCTTAAAGTCACACAATTCACCATTCAATGTTAAGTGACTCTCACGTGAAGATAAGCACTTGTGTGATCTTAAAAGGTGAGACTTCAACCGGTGGTTTTAAAGGAGCAGATGCAATCTGTGTAGAGGCAGGGTAGTTGGCAATATCTTCCCTGGTAGTCGCACAATTGGTCATGTTTCAAAAGGACCTCCTGGGCAGGGTgttcaaatctgcatatcttGCACTGCATCAccctaatcagaaaaaaaaaaaaacaatacagcgGTAACATTAGAACTAATTCTTTTGACaacaaaagattttattttattttttaccacaagggatacattaattcattgctggagaacaatataaaataacaacttaaagggatagttcacccaaaaatcataaattatgttattaataactcaccctcatgtctttccaaaccagtaagacctccatttatcttcagaacactggttaaaaaagatccggttacatcgaatgattcgttcgcaaaccggatatcacaaactgctttgttttgaactctctcacaacagacatggaagagaaaacaatgctgaatgaagtcatagtttttgctatttttggaccaaaatgtattttcgatccttcaaaaattctaactgactctgtgatgtcacatggactactttgaagatgtttttcttacctttctggacatggacagtataccattcacacagcttcagtggcgggactgagagctctcggactaaatctaaaatatcttaaactgtgttccgaagataaatggaggtcttactggtttggaacgacatgagggtgagttattaatgacataattatgatttttttggtgaactatccctttaaagtactATCTAAAAGCAAGCAAGTTGGTTAaacgaatatcaaataaaaaaatacaatttaagctTTACAATAGCTCttaagttattagcatttttaaaacatacagatttaTAGTACACCTAGCAAACATAAGcacataaatttaaaataagttaaatgaagaacttattattattatttcatcttTGAGACGAAAACACACAAGCTTATTTTATACGATTacatttttttcaacttttttttattaatacacttaCAACTTAAATAACCTTATTCAAAACTCAAAGGCACCCACACAACTGTACAAAATGAAcctattataaacaaataaagaaaactctatatccttaacaataattaaatccttttaattaatatatataaaacagtgctTACCTAAGTCATGATACTGTCGGGAAAAAAAGCCACCGAATGACTTAAAGACTTCTCGAAGATGAAGCAGGAGAGGTCGAACTGACCAGTTTGGAGCCACCTAAGCAGCTGTACAGAAGCACATATTGTGAACAAATACCATTCAGACCTTATTGTTAATTATTCTCATAGCCTGCATAGAACATTACCTGCCAGAGCGATTGCActgtcgagaaaaaaaaaacccttgctcTCGTCTGACCCTAGGCAACTCGAAGACGAAGCAGGAAAACTGAACTGTGACTAACTTGCCGCCACCTACACTGTTGTAAAGATGTGCATATTGTGAACAAATTTCATTCAAATCATGGCTTAAACTGATACACAAAGAACCACCACT harbors:
- the LOC132112599 gene encoding protein ecdysoneless homolog: MNMDFLKRPSIPEDAVQYQLFLVRADPSDAEAHERFLQQILQNILAEIAPLLVQYIWQHQAFNLRYHPEKGDVPAHLGGVTQFGDNVEDEWFIVYLLKHITRTFSDVAAVVYDNDGQFLLIEAAEHLPKWLDPDSSENRVFLFRGELHILPNRTRSGEVGWPRNSVPAVAQALELLHSHTESCSAKQPIRSALARRLDGYPDKIQQNFHRAHCYVPAGIAVVLSRRPDLISPAVSAFYLRDPVDLQACRTFRKFPPDTRVMTSVKFTRCLYAQLQQQSFVPDRRSGFALPTRSHPQYRAHELGMKLAHGFEILCSKSGPSSSEKEVSVSSNPLWRGFLDSLKKNGYFKSELEGSVRYKDLMTSAEIFFRQSVTSTHRPDIQNPGQEVMNVLEDASYSLEELKSQETHLPPEDSDAWLDISHQELERLLEERGGRGVSDGTRKTPLPDEELQEEEAGYSLIAVTKGMKSFINATSSHEGAEIPRSCLAEPFSFDPDAVTSALDRLLGSKDDELDSDDFEEEYDDGDDNEGNDVNDDEEVQNGESQEQAGAEALDNLRKYMDEMDQELQSTNIGKSFTQNNRASNKADASKSSSSASRSELEEEIQPLDVDLNLVSNLLESLASQAGLAGPASNLLQSLGIHIPPDADQS
- the gnrh3 gene encoding gonadotropin-releasing hormone 3 isoform X2 translates to MEWNGRLLVQLLMLVCVLEVSLCQHWSYGWLPGGKRSVGEVEATFRMMDAGDAVLSIPADSPMEQLSPIHIVNEVDADGLPLKEQRFPKRRGRV
- the gnrh3 gene encoding gonadotropin-releasing hormone 3 isoform X1 is translated as MLPIKCLCFSFSMEWNGRLLVQLLMLVCVLEVSLCQHWSYGWLPGGKRSVGEVEATFRMMDAGDAVLSIPADSPMEQLSPIHIVNEVDADGLPLKEQRFPKRRGRV